The DNA window CGCCCCGAAGATAAGATATAGGATAATAGGTGAAAATAACAATCCGGGGGTAAAAGGGAGCCGGTGTATGAAGTTAAAAGAAGCAAAGAAGGAAAGTAAGAAGATTTTCATCGGGGTGATTGGAGCAGGGACTTGCTCAAAGAAAATCTGCAATACTGCAGAGGAAGTGGGTAAATATATTGCCAAATCAGGAGCGATCTTAGTATGCGGCGGGTTAGGCGGGGTGATGGAAGGTGCGGCTAAAGGTGTCAGGGAAAATGGAGGAGTTACCATAGGGATAATACCAGGGGAAAGCAGGGGCGATGCGAATCCTTATATCGATTACCCCATAGTAACCGGATTTGGAGAAGGCAGAAATCTGGTAGTAATTCGCAGTTCAGATGTCATTATAGCCCTGCCTGGAAAATATGGGACCCTGTCCGAATTAGCCTTCTGTCTAAAGTTAGAAAAACCGGTAGTCAGCCTGGGAACGTGGGATGTCTCGGAGAGGATCATTAAAGCCAAAGATGCTAAAGAGGCAGTTAAGTTAGCCCTGGATCAAATCAAGTAGAAATGAGCCCGGATAAAGTTGCCGCTCATATAATTATTTCTGGAGTAGTTCAGGGAGTTGGATTTCGCTATTTCGTGTACAGAAAAGCAGGGGAATATAATCTCAAAGGGTACGTCAGAAACCTTTATAATGAGGATGTAGAGATTGAAGTGGAGGGGGATAAGGGTATGATACTGGATTTCATTAAAGATTTGAAAATCGGACCCCGGTCTGCGCATGTCACCGGGGTAAATATCGAATGGAAAGAATACCAGAATAGTTACCCGGATTTCCAGATAAAATTCTAAGGATTGGTCGTTAAAGGAGAAAAGATGGCTCAGGATTTAAAAAAACTGATCAGAAGCGTTAAAGATTACCCCAAGAAGGGTGTGGTTTTCAGGGACATCACCACTTTGCTTAAAGACGGAAAAGCATTTAAAAAAACAGTCGATTTATTGTATAAAAAATATCATGGCAAGAAAATCGACCTGGTGGTTGCAGTCGAATCAAGAGGTTTTATCCTGGGCGGAGCTTTAGCTAACCGTTTAGGAGTCGGCTTTGTGCCGGTTCGTAAATTCGGAAAATTACCGGCTGACAGAATCGAACAAAAATATGACCTGGAATATGGAACTGATTCTCTGGAAATCCATAAAGATGCTGTCAAAAAAGGACAGAAGGTTCTGATCGTGGATGACCTTTTAGCCACCGGTGGCACTCTTCAAGCCACCTGTAAGCTAGTCGAGAAATTAGGCGGAAAAGTAGTTGGCATCCTGGTATTAATAGAGTTGTCTTTCCTGAAAGGAAGAGAGAAACTGAAGAACTATGACCTGTTCTCCTTAATCAAATATGCCAGGGAGTGATCATCGAGTATTGTCTTGCGGGTGGAAGGGAAAGGACTAATCACTAATCACCATTCGCTAATCACTTTATTTCTCCGCCCCCGTAGCTCAGTTTGGATAGAGCAGCAGTTTCCTAAACTGTTGGCCGCCCGTTCAAGTCGGGCCGGGGGTAGAAATACAGTTTAAAAGTTTAAAGTTTGAGGTTTAAAAGAATAAACAAAAAAAATAAAAAAATACTTGCCAAGAAAAAGGTAAACTTATATATTTGGAACTTAAAATTATGCGGTGAACCAAAAACCCAAAAAGGAGTGAGCCAGATGAAGATAAAACTAATCCTGACAATCGCCTTGCTGGTCTTAGCCTTTACCAACCAGGGACTTGCTCAGGTTCTAGTAACCAGAAATATCCTTGATTACAATTTGTTAGGAGGAGGGGCCAGAGCCAGGGGGATGGGAGGGGCTTTTATTGGAGTATCCGACGACCCATCTGCTGCCAGCTGGAATCCAGCCGGGCTTATTCAATTAGATAAATACCAGATGGGAGCAACTCTTTATTTCATAAATCCCAGATTGAAATATACCACTACTTATGCTAACTCTGATTTTCCGAATTCTTTAAAGCAGAACAAAGCCTCGATCTCTTTCGGGAGTGTGATCATCCCTTTTAAACTTTATCAGAAGGAGGTAGTTGGTAGCGTCCTGTATAACAGGTCTTCTGACATCTATGATAAACGGATTTATAATTTCCCTGGCGAGAGACGCATCGACAATTTCGGCGTCTATATAGCAGGTGAGGATTCTGTCCGAATCGGGGATAAGGAGGACGAGATTACAGGAGGACTGGATATAATAAATCTTTCTTTAGGTACTAAGGTTTATAAGGATTTATCCTTAGGCGTAGGCTTAAATATCTACACCGGCTCCTACGAATATAATTCCAATCAACAGATAAGATTCACCTGGAACCCGGCTTACGACACATTAATCACCTATCATCCCTTCATAAAGGGGACTTATTCCGGAGTTAATTTCACGCTTGGTGCAATGTATAAATACAGAGACTTCAGGATTGGGGCTATAGTGAAAACACCCTTTAAGTTACAGGAAAAAGACGATGCTCAGTTTCTCAAGGATGTCATCATTAACGGGGTTACTATTACTAATCCAGATGCAATTTCATCCCGGCCGGTCTTCCCGGTTGAATATAAGCAGAAATGGGAAATCCCCTTAACGGTAGGTTTTGGAGCTTCCTACAGGATAAAAGGACTTACTTTAGCCGGAGACCTGGAGCTGAGGAATTTCAGCAAAGCAAAATTGCAGTATCCCTCCAGATGGTCTGATCCAAATTCGCCAGATACCACGATGGATCTGGGTTGGAATTCCCTGGCTCAATTCAGGATCGGAGGAGAATACGTTTATCAGAGTAAATATGGGTCCATACCCATAAGAGCGGGATTCAGAAATGAACCTAAAGTTTTCTCGGACCTGAAAAATGTGGAGATAACGGGAATTGATTTTGATCCACAGGCCGGAGCTAACCTTAAAAATGCATTGGATGTAATCGACATAGTAAGTCAGGAGAATGGGAAGAAGGTTACGGGATATACGCTCTCTTTAGGAACTGGAATAGGGTGGAGCCAGATAAAACTTGATCTTACCTATGAGTACAGCAAGTACCAGACTGCAATGAGCGGTTACATTATAGGTGCACCTTTTGATATTAGCAAGATTGTGAAAAAGGATAACCGGTTTTTGGTGAACTTCACCGGCTTTTTTTAATTTCTATGGTAATTATATACAGGCGAAGCTCGATTTCCAAAAGAGCTTCGCCTTTTTTGTAAAGGACTTGATTGGTGATGAAACTATATTGAATTAAATATGTGATAATGTCATTCTGAGTCCCCGTAGGGACGAAGAATCTAAAGATGCTTCAGTCGTCCCGCCTTAGGCGTGACCCCCTCAGAATGACAAAAAACTTGCCCAATAAATTGGGCAACTACGAGATCATAATATAATTTTTTGTGAGGAGCTAATAGACATGAGTCCTAAAAAAGGAAAAGTAACCAAACATATGATGAAGGAAGATAAGCTGGTAACTACCACTTTTAAATTTACGGAATTTGTCCAGAAACACTCCAGGGAGTTTTTGATACCCGGGGCTGGACTGCTGGTGGTCGCTCTTGTGGTTTTGTTTTTGATCTCTTCCAATAAAAGTCGCAATCAAAAAGCAGCTGAGCTTTTGGGAAAAGCCCGGGTAGAGCTTGAGTCCGGAGAGTTTCAGGCAGCCACAACCGACCTGCAGAACATCTGGAGAAGTTATAAAGGGACAGATGCTGCTCAGGAGGCATTATATCTTCTGGGGAATTCTTATTATTATGGTAAAGATTACGACCAGGCACTGCGATATTTTCAGGAATTCGTGAGCAGATATCCAAAAACCGACCCTCTGCTTTTATCCGGGGCTTATTCCGGCATAGGAGATTGTCACGTTCAGAAGAAAGAATATGGGCAGGCAGCTGACTCCTATCTTCAGGCTGCAGGCAAAATTACGGATGATTTTGTTATTCCCAATTTACTCCTCTCTGCAGCTCAATCTTATTCCTATGCCAACCAGCTTGATAAAGCTAAGGAGCTCTACAACAGGATAATAACCAAATACCCTAATTCAAAAGTAGTAACCCAAGCTCGGCTGGAGTTAGCAGAGATCTCGGCGCAGAAAGGTTAAGAGAGAACTAATTTATGGATCCAAATTCGTTAAAGCCATTGAAAGTTGCCTTCATCTGGCATATGCACCAGCCTTATTATAAGGATCTCAAAACCAACCGTTATCTTCTCCCCTGGGTGAGGCTGCACGCCTTAAAAGATTATTATGATATGGTGGCTATACTGGATAACTATCCGGGCATCTCTATGACTTTTAACCTGGTGCCGACTTTGATCGAACAGCTCCAGGATTACTCCTCCAATTCGGTTTACGATCGTCATCTGTTTTTGACAGAGAAAAGAGCTGACCAGTTGACCTCAGACGAAAAACTGGAAATAGTCAGGGATTTCTTTATGGGCAATCAATCGACGATGATTAAGTCCTATCCGCGTTTTTATCAGCTCCTTCTCAGAAGGGGAGAGGACCCTGAGAAGTTCCCTCAGATTGCCCAGAGGTTCTCCCCTCAGGACTTCCTTGACCTGCAGGTTTGGTCTAATTTGGTCTGGTTTGATCCGATTTTTAGAAAAGATGCGGAATTGGCCCCCTTGTTCAAAAAAAAGGAGAATTTCACCGAGGAAGACAAAAAGATGATGCTTTCAAAACAGAAAAGCATCATCCATTCGATTCTTCCGAAGTACAAAGAGTTGAAGGATAAAGGACAGATAGAGATAACTATTTCGCCCTGCTGTCACCCCATATTGCCATTGCTCTGCAACACTGATATAGCTAAGGTCTCTCAGCCAAACACTGCTCTTCCTTTGAAAAAATTTTCTCACCCAGAGGATGCCCTGGCTCAGATCAATTGCGGGGTCGAATTTTTCGAGAGGGTTTTCGGCGGAAAACCCAATGGAATGTGGCCCTCAGAGGGAGGGGTAAGCGAGGACATCGTTCCTCTAATTGCCCAGGCCGGGATCAAGTGGGCAGCCACGGACGAGGAGATACTGTATCTGAGCATGAAGGTTGAAGGGTTTTCTGACCATTATAAGAATGACCTGTTGTATAAACCATACGAAGTGACCGTTAAAGGGAGTAAACTCTTTTTTGTTTTCAGAGATCATCTCCTTTCCGATTTAATCGGATTTGTCTATTCCCGCTGGGACCCCCAGAAAGCAGCAGATGATTTGATTAACCGGCTGTTAGAGATCAGGAAAAATCTGAAAGAGGAAGAGATACCAGAATCAATAGTAAGCATCATCTTAGATGGGGAAAACTGCTGGGAATACTATAAAAACGACGGACATGATTTTCTTAATGCTCTTTACACAGGACTTTCAAAGGAAAAGTCGATTCAGACTACCACAGTAAGTAAGTTCTTAGATGAGACTCAGGTAAAATCCAAATTGCCTAGTTTATACCCCGGCTCCTGGATCGACCACAACTTTAAAATCTGGATTGGAGAGCCAGAGGATAACTTGGCTTGGGACCTGCTCAATGAGACCAGAGAAAGGTTAGTAGAATTCCAGCAGAGAAAAGGCGGCGATATTCCCCAGGAAAAACTTAAAGCCGCCTGGAAGGAAATCTACGTAGCTGAGGGTAGCGACTGGTGCTGGTGGTATGGAAGCACTCATTCAGGTCCGGGCAGCGAGCTTTTCGATCTCCTTTTCCGTTCACACCTTCTTTCTGTATATGATATTATGGAACTGGAGCCGCCCCAAACTCTTTTCCAATCACTGAGAACCGCTGCTAAGGTATTGGCGATCCAGGAGCCTACCAATTTCATTACCCCGACTTTAGATGGTAAAGTTACCCATTTTTATGAATGGGAAGGAGCAGGGGTTCTGGATTGTGTGAAGTTAAGCGGGGTGATAAGGAGGGCAGTCAGCGTAGTAAAACACATCTATTTCGGGCATGACCTGGAAAATCTTTATTTGAGGATAGATACGGTTCTACCTGTAGAGAAATATTTTGCCGAGGATTACAGGTTGGATTTTGAAATTTTTATTCCGTCCCGCTTCAGGCTCCCGGTCTCGAAAGATAAAGCTTCCCTTTGCAGATATGACCAGGAAAATAAAAAGTGGAAGGAAACCTCAATACCGGTAAATTTCGCATTTGCCAGGGTCCTGGAGCTTTCTCTGCCCCTTTCTGCTTTTGAGCAGATGAAGGAGAAAGGATTTCAGTTCAGGGTGATAGTCAGAAAAGGAGAGGATGAGATCGAAAGGTGTCCGGAAATTGACTTGATAAAATTCAGCTTTTTACAAGCGGACAAAACCCCTGCTTACTGGTAAAAACTGTAGAGGTTCAAAATTTTGAACCCCCACACTGATGATTCTTATAAGAAAAAAATGGACGATATAGAACGCATGAACACTGAAGAGAAAAATGAGGAACCGGATCAATCTCAGGAAAAGATGATCCAGGAGGGAAAAGCAGCAGCCATTCTGGGTTATATACCGTTTATGTGCTTTGTCCCTCTGATCAAGATGAGAGATAATCCTTTTGCCCTTAAGCACGGGAAGCAGGGATTACTTCTTTTTGCTTTAGAGATTATCGCCATTATCTTTCTTTTTCCCAAGATAAGCCAGCTATTCTGGGGAATGATACTGATTCTCTGTCTGGTCTCGGCTGCAGCCGGGATAATATACGCTACCCAGGGGAGAGACTGGAAAATACCTTTTATAGGTGAATTAGGGGACAAGCTGAAGCTCTGATTTTTTAGAGGTACACATGCATGATTGCTCTTCGTTGGTGTCTTCACCAATGAAGGTAAGCTCTTTGGTCTGGAGACCAACGAGCAGCAAAACGAGGGTATGTATGTAGGGCAAGGCCGTCAAGGTCTTGAGACTTTCAGCCTCGCCCAAGCGACCCTCTTAAAGGGGTCGCGCTAAAAACCCCGTTTATAACACAAAAAAACTATGATCAGAACAACCGTAGTAGGTAATTATCCTAAAATAAGCTCGGATAAGAACGTGCCCAATCTGAGAAATGCTTTGAATCAGTTTGACCAGAAAAAGATCTCAAGAGAGAAGTTGGAAGAGGTCTATAAAGCAACTATTGTCAGAGTTTTGAAGGAGCAGGAAGAAGCAGGGATCGACATCATCACTGATGGACAGATCAGATGGGATGACCTGGTGACTCCTTTTGCCAAGAATATCGAAGGGTGCGAAATTAATGGGCTCTTAAGATTTTTTGACAATAACGTTTACTACCGGAAACCAGTAATAAAATCCAGAATGGTTTTCAAAGATTATACTACCCTGGAAGAGTATAAATTCGCTAAAGCTAATTCATCTAAAAAATTAAAAGTGGTTTTGCCAGGACCTCTTACCTGGGCAAAATTATCCCTGGATGAGTATTACAATGATTTGAAGACTTTAGTGACAGACTTCAGCCAGATTCTGCGAAAAGAGGTTCAAAAATTGGATCAGGAAGGGGTAGAATATATCCAGTTCGATGAGCCTTCTTTATGTAATTTCCCCCAAGAGATTGGTCTGGTGAAGGAAAGCTTAAGGATTATCACCTCTGGTTTAAAAACTAAATCTATCCTTTTTTTGTATTTTGGAAGCATAAGAAATCTCACTTCGGGACTTTTTGACATGCCTGTGGATATCATAGGTATTGACCTGGTGAGCAAGCCTGAGAATTTAGATGTGATCCTCAAAGCAGATGTGAAAAAAGAGGTGATACTTGGATGCCTGGATGCCCGGAATACCAAAATGGAGGATGAAAAAGAAATCCTCCAGCTAATCGACAAGGTCTCAAAAAACATTCCTCCAGACAAGATCTATATCAGTCCTTCCTGCGGGCTTGAATTTCTGCCGCATGAAAATGCCCTGAAAAAAATAAAACTTCTTTCCTCCATTGCTACCAAGTTCAATTCCTGATAACCTGAGTTCTGACAAATGGGCTAAAGATTATTTGCGTTAAATTGATATGTAGAAGGACGAGATACTTCGCTTACGCTCAATATGACAAAGCCTGTCCGAAGACCGTCATTCTGAGGGAGCGAAGCGACCGAAGAATCCGTCGAATTTGACCTTGAGGTAGATTCTTCGCCCTGCGGGCTCAGAATGACACATAAGGAGAAGAAATTATGCTTTTGACGACCAGTGTGGGGAGCTTTCCCAAGCCGGATTACCTGGCTAAAGCCAGGACACAGTTTTCCCGCGGTGAAATCACCGAAGAAGAACTGCATGCTCTGGAGAAAAAAGCGACTGCTGAGGTAATCAAGTTTCAGGAGGAAATTGGAATAGATATCCTGGTGCACGGCGAGATGGAAAGAGGGGATATGACCACCTATTTTGCAGAGAGATTAGAGGGTTTTGGCGTAAGCGGTCTGGTTCGCTCTTACGGAAACAGATATTATCGCAAGCCGGTGGTTCTTGGAGAAGTAAAAAGAAAAGCTCCAATGACAGTTGAGACTTTCAAATTTGCCCAGAGCCTGACCTCAAAACCGGTCAAGGGAATGCTCACCGGTCCTTATACTATGACCGACTGGTCTTTTAACGAGTATTATCCGACCCGGAGAGATACTGCCTTATCCCTGGCTCAAGTAATTCATCAGGAGGTTGCAGATTTAGAAAAAGCAGGGGCAAAATATATCCAGATAGACGAGCCGGCTTTATCCACCCGGCCTGAGGAGATAGATTTAGCCATAGAGGCGATGGCTATAGTCACCAAGGGGATTACAGCAAAAACTATCAGCCATATTTGCTACGGTGATTTCTCCAAAATCTATCCCCGGCTACTCGATCTGCCAGTTGATCAGTTAGACCTGGAATTTGCCAACAGCAATTTCGCCAATTTAGAGCTTTTCAGGAATCCGAAATTCACCAAAGAAATAGCGGTTGGTGTAGTAGACGTTCATAGCCACATCATAGAGACCAAGGAACAGGTAAAAGCAAATATCAAAAAAGCGTTAGAAGTTTTTCCTTTAGAAAAAGTCTATATCGATCCGGACTGCGGCTTAAAGACCAGATCAGTCGAGGAAGCCCAGGCTAAGCTTAAAGTAATGGTTGAAGCAGTTCGCGAGGTCAAGCAAGAATTGGGCATTAAGTAGCGCGACCCTTTTCCTATTAACGGATCCGTAGGACAGGGTCGCTTAACGCAGTGATGGGATTGCTTCGTCGCCCAGATGGGCTCTTCGCAATGACGATCATAGGCTGTCATTGCGGGCGAGTGAAACGAGCGAAGCAATCCGTCGACGTCATTAGGAAATCATAATTTAAGAATCATGAGCCTTTTCTTAGAAAGACTTCAAAAAGGTGCCCTCTTGTGCGATGGGGCAATGGGAACCCTGCTCTATACCAGGGGAGTTTCCTATTATCAGTGCTTTGACGAACTGAACCTGTCAAATCCCCAGGTCGTGCAAAAGGTGCATCAGGATTACATCAAAGCAGGTGCGGAGATTATTGAGACTAATACTTTTGGCGCCAACCGGTTCAAGCTGGCAACTCACGGATTCGAGGAGAAGGTCAGGGATATAAACTTGAAAGGGGCAAAGCTTGCCCGTGAAGCCAGAGAGATAGAAGGTAAGGATATCTTTGTGGCTGGCTCTATCGGACCCATAGGGCAGAGGGTTCATCCATTCGGGGAGATTACCTTAAAGCAGGTCAGAGAAGCCTTTTTAGAGCAGGCAGAAGGGCTTTTAGAAGGCGGAGTAGATTTATTCATAGTTGAGACCATATCTGACCTCAGGGAAATGAGGGAGGCAGTTTCTGCTATCAGAGGCATCTGTCAGCTGCCAATTATCGCTTCAATGACCTTTGGAGAGGACGGAAAAACCCTG is part of the Candidatus Zixiibacteriota bacterium genome and encodes:
- a CDS encoding TIGR00725 family protein, yielding MKLKEAKKESKKIFIGVIGAGTCSKKICNTAEEVGKYIAKSGAILVCGGLGGVMEGAAKGVRENGGVTIGIIPGESRGDANPYIDYPIVTGFGEGRNLVVIRSSDVIIALPGKYGTLSELAFCLKLEKPVVSLGTWDVSERIIKAKDAKEAVKLALDQIK
- a CDS encoding acylphosphatase, producing the protein MSPDKVAAHIIISGVVQGVGFRYFVYRKAGEYNLKGYVRNLYNEDVEIEVEGDKGMILDFIKDLKIGPRSAHVTGVNIEWKEYQNSYPDFQIKF
- a CDS encoding adenine phosphoribosyltransferase gives rise to the protein MAQDLKKLIRSVKDYPKKGVVFRDITTLLKDGKAFKKTVDLLYKKYHGKKIDLVVAVESRGFILGGALANRLGVGFVPVRKFGKLPADRIEQKYDLEYGTDSLEIHKDAVKKGQKVLIVDDLLATGGTLQATCKLVEKLGGKVVGILVLIELSFLKGREKLKNYDLFSLIKYARE
- a CDS encoding outer membrane protein transport protein, giving the protein MKIKLILTIALLVLAFTNQGLAQVLVTRNILDYNLLGGGARARGMGGAFIGVSDDPSAASWNPAGLIQLDKYQMGATLYFINPRLKYTTTYANSDFPNSLKQNKASISFGSVIIPFKLYQKEVVGSVLYNRSSDIYDKRIYNFPGERRIDNFGVYIAGEDSVRIGDKEDEITGGLDIINLSLGTKVYKDLSLGVGLNIYTGSYEYNSNQQIRFTWNPAYDTLITYHPFIKGTYSGVNFTLGAMYKYRDFRIGAIVKTPFKLQEKDDAQFLKDVIINGVTITNPDAISSRPVFPVEYKQKWEIPLTVGFGASYRIKGLTLAGDLELRNFSKAKLQYPSRWSDPNSPDTTMDLGWNSLAQFRIGGEYVYQSKYGSIPIRAGFRNEPKVFSDLKNVEITGIDFDPQAGANLKNALDVIDIVSQENGKKVTGYTLSLGTGIGWSQIKLDLTYEYSKYQTAMSGYIIGAPFDISKIVKKDNRFLVNFTGFF
- a CDS encoding tetratricopeptide repeat protein; amino-acid sequence: MSPKKGKVTKHMMKEDKLVTTTFKFTEFVQKHSREFLIPGAGLLVVALVVLFLISSNKSRNQKAAELLGKARVELESGEFQAATTDLQNIWRSYKGTDAAQEALYLLGNSYYYGKDYDQALRYFQEFVSRYPKTDPLLLSGAYSGIGDCHVQKKEYGQAADSYLQAAGKITDDFVIPNLLLSAAQSYSYANQLDKAKELYNRIITKYPNSKVVTQARLELAEISAQKG
- a CDS encoding glycoside hydrolase family 57 protein, translated to MDPNSLKPLKVAFIWHMHQPYYKDLKTNRYLLPWVRLHALKDYYDMVAILDNYPGISMTFNLVPTLIEQLQDYSSNSVYDRHLFLTEKRADQLTSDEKLEIVRDFFMGNQSTMIKSYPRFYQLLLRRGEDPEKFPQIAQRFSPQDFLDLQVWSNLVWFDPIFRKDAELAPLFKKKENFTEEDKKMMLSKQKSIIHSILPKYKELKDKGQIEITISPCCHPILPLLCNTDIAKVSQPNTALPLKKFSHPEDALAQINCGVEFFERVFGGKPNGMWPSEGGVSEDIVPLIAQAGIKWAATDEEILYLSMKVEGFSDHYKNDLLYKPYEVTVKGSKLFFVFRDHLLSDLIGFVYSRWDPQKAADDLINRLLEIRKNLKEEEIPESIVSIILDGENCWEYYKNDGHDFLNALYTGLSKEKSIQTTTVSKFLDETQVKSKLPSLYPGSWIDHNFKIWIGEPEDNLAWDLLNETRERLVEFQQRKGGDIPQEKLKAAWKEIYVAEGSDWCWWYGSTHSGPGSELFDLLFRSHLLSVYDIMELEPPQTLFQSLRTAAKVLAIQEPTNFITPTLDGKVTHFYEWEGAGVLDCVKLSGVIRRAVSVVKHIYFGHDLENLYLRIDTVLPVEKYFAEDYRLDFEIFIPSRFRLPVSKDKASLCRYDQENKKWKETSIPVNFAFARVLELSLPLSAFEQMKEKGFQFRVIVRKGEDEIERCPEIDLIKFSFLQADKTPAYW
- a CDS encoding DUF4870 domain-containing protein encodes the protein MDDIERMNTEEKNEEPDQSQEKMIQEGKAAAILGYIPFMCFVPLIKMRDNPFALKHGKQGLLLFALEIIAIIFLFPKISQLFWGMILILCLVSAAAGIIYATQGRDWKIPFIGELGDKLKL
- a CDS encoding methylcobamide--CoM methyltransferase yields the protein MIRTTVVGNYPKISSDKNVPNLRNALNQFDQKKISREKLEEVYKATIVRVLKEQEEAGIDIITDGQIRWDDLVTPFAKNIEGCEINGLLRFFDNNVYYRKPVIKSRMVFKDYTTLEEYKFAKANSSKKLKVVLPGPLTWAKLSLDEYYNDLKTLVTDFSQILRKEVQKLDQEGVEYIQFDEPSLCNFPQEIGLVKESLRIITSGLKTKSILFLYFGSIRNLTSGLFDMPVDIIGIDLVSKPENLDVILKADVKKEVILGCLDARNTKMEDEKEILQLIDKVSKNIPPDKIYISPSCGLEFLPHENALKKIKLLSSIATKFNS
- a CDS encoding methionine synthase encodes the protein MLLTTSVGSFPKPDYLAKARTQFSRGEITEEELHALEKKATAEVIKFQEEIGIDILVHGEMERGDMTTYFAERLEGFGVSGLVRSYGNRYYRKPVVLGEVKRKAPMTVETFKFAQSLTSKPVKGMLTGPYTMTDWSFNEYYPTRRDTALSLAQVIHQEVADLEKAGAKYIQIDEPALSTRPEEIDLAIEAMAIVTKGITAKTISHICYGDFSKIYPRLLDLPVDQLDLEFANSNFANLELFRNPKFTKEIAVGVVDVHSHIIETKEQVKANIKKALEVFPLEKVYIDPDCGLKTRSVEEAQAKLKVMVEAVREVKQELGIK